One window of Triticum dicoccoides isolate Atlit2015 ecotype Zavitan chromosome 5A, WEW_v2.0, whole genome shotgun sequence genomic DNA carries:
- the LOC119300797 gene encoding WD repeat-containing protein 44-like has protein sequence MRGAGGEKEAFFHCLDRVPSGIHIDTDHPSDDDDDEEEARSSFSSAMGDHNFQSFRRPQSAMLLEDEDQEPEPEMEDASKYDMWMSDEPMSIQERRRRLHQGLGMVSSRDLALRRHSTKKRFIDVPRSVSRRMQQMPPSLPVAPAANAPTPSVAAAETARAPPSGLAAAREMLKQPPAKPITRRRSDGFLAVRDGSGRPSLRRARSLLSPHDPCSSSLIDKFKATRDMPAGQVTMPASAPADKGTKGDGDDGGQTKKQDNIKEGAVMAAPKDQNQTGVQHGLEEIEKFIGNTPIMKHLMRRGPSQHHQPMPPAAAAAPPKGDKSAAKKKGGWLKNIKSVATTIGFIQDNGKPVPAGMATGAAPSTGPASAAVPPSSSSTSTEKLKVQNYGKSSKELTGLYMSQEIQAHEGSIWSIKFSADGRRLASAGEDCLVRVWEVVETSAPPSSVPQDGSLPPLPGGPDGSSQAPGLSKKSTTKGGKTALPEHLVVPDKVFALAEQALCVLEGHEDDVLDLTWSKSDQLLSSSMDKTVRLWDTASKACLKKFSHSDYVTSIQFNPVDDRYFISGSLDAKVRLWSIPNRQVVDWTDVKEMVTAASYSPDGQSAIIGSHQGSCRFYKTADCKISPEAQIDVQSKKRKSQAKKITGFQYAPGNPSEVLVTSADSQIRVFDGVTMVQKFRGFKNTSSQIAAAYTSDGRYVVCASEDSHVYIWRTTRSAPAAAAIGIGMKPKTWCTIRSYENFYCKDISAAIPWTHSPSLPGSPKSHQGAVSCNDDVCSMASHAAKPDVSKSGELSSPAVPSPHSGPLDTPSSRHASKTGTNAPDSGNAWGLVVVTATLSGEIKVYQNFGTPFRIKGQGNLFY, from the exons ATGAGGGGCGCCGGCGGCGAAAAGGAGGCATTCTTCCACTGCCTGGACCGCGTGCCGTCTGGCATCCACATCGACACCGACCACCCctccgacgacgacgatgacgaggaagaggcccgttcctccttctcctccgccatgggcGACCACAACTTCCAGAGCTTCCGCCGGCCCCAGTCGGCCATGCTGCTGGAGGACGAGGACCAGGAGCCGGAGCCGGAGATGGAGGACGCGTCCAAGTACGACATGTGGATGTCCGACGAGCCCATGTCCATccaggagcgccgccgccgcctgcaccaGGGCCTGGGGATGGTCAGCAGCCGGGACCTCGCGCTGCGCCGCCACAGCACCAAGAAGCGCTTCATCGACGTGCCGCGGAGCGTGTCCAGGAGGATGCAGCAGATGCCACCGTCGTTGCCCGTCGCGCCCGCCGCCAACGCCCCGACTCCGAGCGTTGCCGCCGCGGAGACAGCTCGCGCGCCGCCGTCGGGACTGGCCGCGGCGCGCGAGATGCTCAAACAGCCGCCGGCCAAACCCATCACGAGACGCCGGTCGGACGGCTTCCTCGCCGTGCGAGACGGCTCCGGAAGGCCGTCTCTGCGTCGTGCCCGCTCCTTGCTCAGCCCGCACGACCCCTGCAGCAGCTCACTCATCGATAAGTTTAAAGCGACACGTGATATGCCCGCTGGCCAGGTGACCATGCCGGCAtcagcgcccgcggataagggcaccaaaggcgacggggacgacggcggccaGACCAAGAAACAGGACAACATCAAGGAGGGCGCCGTCATGGCTGCGCCCAAGGACCAGAACCAGACCGGCGTGCAGCATGGTCTGGAGGAGATCGAGAAGTTCATCGGCAACACCCCCATCATGAAGCACCTAATGCGGCGCGGCCCGAGCCAGCACCACCAGCCCATGCCGCCGGCTGCAGCCGCGGCACCGCCCAAGGGCGACAAGTCGGCGGCCAAGAAGAAGGGCGGATGGCTCAAGAACATCAAGTCAGTCGCCACCACCATCGGCTTCATCCAAGACAATGGTAAGCCGGTCCCCGCCGGCATGGCCACAGGCGCAGCCCCCAGTACGGGCCCCGCCAGTGCAGCCGTtccaccttcctcctcctcgacgtcCACGGAGAAGCTCAAGGTTCAAAACTATGGCAAGTCGAGCAAGGAGCTCACTGGATTGTACATGTCCCAG GAGATCCAGGCGCACGAGGGATCCATATGGAGCATCAAGTTCAGCGCGGACGGGCGGCGGCTGGCGAGCGCCGGCGAGGACTGCCTGGTGCGCGTGTGGGAGGTGGTGGAGACCAGCGCGCCGCCGAGCTCCGTGCCGCAGGACGGGTCCCTGCCCCCTCTGCCCGGCGGGCCGGACGGATCGTCGCAGGCGCCGGGGCTGTCCAAGAAGTCGACGACCAAGGGCGGCAAGACCGCGCTCCCGGAGCACCTCGTGGTCCCCGACAAGGTGTTCGCGCTGGCCGAGCAGGCGCTGTGCGTCCTGGAGGGGCACGAGGACGACGTGCTGGACCTCACCTGGTCCAAGTCCGATCAG TTGCTGTCGTCGTCCATGGACAAGACGGTGCGGCTGTGGGACACGGCGAGCAAGGCCTGCCTCAAGAAGTTCTCGCACAGCGACTACG TGACGAGCATCCAGTTCAACCCGGTGGATGACCGGTACTTCATCAGCGGCTCGCTGGACGCCAAGGTGCGCCTGTGGAGCATCCCCAACCGGCAGGTCGTCGACTGGACCGACGTCAAAGAGATGGTCACCGCCGCTTCCTATTCCCCCGACGGCCAG AGCGCTATCATCGGCTCGCACCAAGGAAGCTGCCGGTTCTACAAGACAGCAG ACTGCAAGATCAGCCCGGAGGCACAGATCGACGTCCAGTCCAAGAAGCGCAAGTCGCAGGCCAAGAAGATCACCGGATTCCAG TATGCCCCGGGGAACCCGTCGGAAGTGCTGGTCACCTCCGCCGACTCGCAGATCCGCGTCTTCGACGGCGTCACCATGGTCCAGAAGTTCAGAG GATTCAAGAACACGAGCAGCCAGATCGCGGCGGCCTACACCTCGGACGGGCGGTACGTGGTGTGCGCGAGCGAGGACTCGCACGTCTACATCTGGAGGACCACCCGGAGCGCGCCCGCCGCGGCGGCCATCGGCATCGGCATGAAGCCCAAGACGTGGTGCACCATCCGCTCCTACGAGAACTTCTACTGCAAGGACATCTCCGCCGCCATCCCGTGGACCCACTCGCCGTCCCTGCCCGGCAGCCCCAAGTCGCACCAGGGCGCCGTGTCGTGCAACGACGACGTGTGCAGCATGGCGAGCCACGCCGCCAAGCCGGACGTGAGCAAGAGCGGCGAGCTGAGCAGCCCCGCCGTGCCGTCGCCGCACTCGGGCCCGCTAGACACGCCGTCGTCGCGGCACGCCAGCAAGACCGGAACCAACGCCCCGGACAGCGGCAACGCGTGGGGCTTGGTGGTGGTCACGGCGACCTTGAGCGGCGAGATAAAGGTGTACCAGAACTTCGGGACGCCCTTCAGGATCAAAGGCCAGGGAAATCTGTTTTACTGA